CTggttttaaataaatgattacaTTTATAGATTACGAAGAAATGACGAAAAATCAGAAATAGTTAttgattggaaaaaaaaattgaaaaactgaATAATAAGTGGATAgtgtttgataaataaattattataatataactTTCTACCAAAATCATCTTCGTAGAAGCAGAATCACAATTTTACCAACTTTTGGTTTCCATTAAATTAAGCAGAAGTTAATATATGAGTCGCGCTTAAGAAACACTCAATAGGGTTTTTTTTCAATACAAATGCCAATAATAACTTTTTTTAGCGATTGCAAACACTCCAGAGTAAATCCGATTCTAGATTACGTCTATTGACTATTTGCATTCCTTTTTTTCAATCTTTCTTTGGGCAGGGGAAGCTCTCTGGATCAATCAGTAGCCAATAGTCAATACTCAACTGCTCTACTCTTGGCAGCTCCATTGGCTCTAGGCGGATGTGGAAATTGAAATCAAACTAATTTCTGTTCCTTACATGGAAATGACCCTTAAGTTGATGGAAAGGTTCGGTATCTCTGTAGAGCACAGTGATGACTGGGCCTGATTTTTGGTTCGAGGAGGCCAAATATTGTGCAAGTCCGTCCCTTTATACTAAtgttttttaaagtttaaggaAACTTCTTTTTGAGGAATATAAAGGATGATTATCCGTTAGGTGATTAGGTCTCCAGGAAACGTGTATGTTGAAGGTGACGCCTCAAGCGTTAGTTACTTCTTGGCTGGTGCTGCTGTTACTGGTGGAATTGTTACAGTCGCAGGTTGTGGAACAAATAGTTTACATGTGCTATTTTACAGAattaatccgtcgctaattatattatttttttaaaaaaattagtttaataatttaatagaaaatgtttatttttataattatttgtacatattttcaaataatctcTTCAAgtcatataaattaattaatatttttaaatttgtaaaaaaaacttatccaaaacgaaattaaaatcgTCCACgagagaaaaagagaccaaaGATATGAGGCTGTGCGAAGAAATGAATCGGGAAGGGGCGTATTTATTggcaatttgcgacggtttactAAAAAACAGTCGGATTtgaataaaccgtcgcaaaatagCGATGATTTTCTTTAACCGTTGCCAAATTAGCGACGGCGttcttaaccgtcgctaatttggcaacggttttatataaccgtcgctcattagcgacggttgtttaataTGTCGCTAAAATTGACGACGGTTTTGTaaaatcgatttttttaaaaccgtcgttaaCCGCTTTTTTTGTGTGTAGCGAATAGAATTTAAGCATGTAAATCGTACAGTAGCTCTAATATCATGCTTCTATTATTGTGTTATATAGACATAATATATTTGATTCTCAGTTAGCACTTTGTGAATGATGAGATGTATTTCAAACTGTTTgacttttcatcaactcctctCTTGTTTTACATATATTTTCTTCTTTAAAGGGTGACGTTAAATTTGCGGAGGTCCTCGTAAAATTGGGATCTGAAGTTACTTGGGCGGAGAATAGTGTCACTGTTAAAGGTCATCTGTGTTATTTTTCAGCAAGGAAGCATCTAGGCGCAATTGATATTAACATTAATAAAATGCCAGAAAAtgtgaaataattatatattcgggtgaatttgaaatcaattggAGTTactgaaaaaataattatttgtgatttgaaatttattgtgAATTATATTTGTTCAAACAAATCaatgaatttattattaaaagatttaatttccAAATATAAGTTAAGTTATAACATTTTAGCACAAAGTTGtcgttaaaaaaaaaggaaaaagtatCATGTGTAAAATTTATCTTTTCTAAAATGTTTCgtataaagaattaaaataataattttgtcaaACCtcataatttgattaaaaaaataaataaataagcatatatatatatatgtgtgtgtaaaccaactaaataattttttattttttgaacgaATAGTCTTTTGTTGGACAGACTCACAGAAGTAACTCGATCAAtaactgaataaaaataatatttttttcattaaatagaCATAATGAATTGTTATGTTTTTTACATCGTTGTAATCGGGAAAACGTGAATTCTCTTCACTTGGATTCACTAGATTTTTTGTGTCCCCTTTAACTAACTACTATTCAAATTAGACCTTTATTCAACCACCTACAACTACGGCCCCACCAGGTACAAAATACGAAGGGATCGTGAAAAGGTGTCACTTGTCAATGTGATTAGGTGTGCATACAAATAACTATATTATGATATTATGTGTATTATTCGTTGAAACGTGTAATTCTTGATATACAAGTTTTCTAGTCCAATTTAAGGTGTGGCATATTTATTTGAAACTTCTATGCTTGAAAGGGAAGTAAATTGATGCAAACGTAGATAGGAGTTTCATAGAAGCAAGCAAGGTGGTACCTATGGACTTtttatatgattattattattactatagtAGCCAACTAACTTTGAATAccaaaaaacaagaaatcaaaCATGATGACCACAAACCGTACCAATACATTTTCGTAATCACAAatatttgtgtgagacgatctcacaagtcgtattttgtgatacggatatcttatttgggtcatccatgaaaaaatattactttttatgctaaaagtattactatgtgaatatcgatagggttgacccgtctcacagttaaagattcgtgaaaccgtctcacaagagacctactctttcgTAAAATGTAAAAACGAGAAATCGAGTATAATATTAAATGAGTTATCACGAACAACTTGAGTTTGAATACAATGGTTTTAGAGCAATTTATTCTTATCGAAAATCTCTAAGATTGTATCCTTCAAGTTCATATATCTAGAAACATGTGGAATATCTATCCCTTTATTACAATTACAATAAGAATTGAACCACAAATTATTTAACCATCCCAACTGACAAGCATGATCGTGTCATTATTAATATGTACAATGCAACaaaatatgaatcataattatgatttttaaattatttttaaaattattaaaaaaaataaataataataaaaatatgtggtAGACACTTCATCGCGTGAAGAGTCTCCGTGCGATATAATCTCTTTCAAGTTGTGATATAATATCTAtgttatttattcaaaatattaatatgtgtgtgtgtgtatttatatGCACATATCTTGTCCGTAGCGTTATTAATATTGTTGTATACAAAGAATTACTAGTATTTATGGATCGGCAGGCCTAAATTTAAAACCCTCTTCactattattaaataatagcaaTCCTTTTACTTCCTAGTATTTTTGGGGAAATGTTGTAGGTAagaaagacaaaaatttgtgcgAGACGGTCttacaggtcgtattttgtgagatggatctcttatttggttcatccatgaaaaattattattttttatgctaagagtattaNNNNNNNNNNNNNNNNNNNNNNNNNNNNNNNNNNNNNNNNNNNNNNNNNNNNNNNNNNNNNNNNNNNNNNNNNNNNNNNNNNNNNNNNNNNNNNNNNNNNNNNNNNNNNNNNNNNNNNNNNNNNNNNNNNNNNNNNNNNNNNNNNNNNNNNNNNNNNNNNNNNNNNNNNNNNNNNNNNNNNNNNNNNNNNNNNNNNNNNNNNNNNNNNNNNNNNNNNNNNNNNNNNNNNNNNNNNNNNNNNNNNNNNNNNNNNNNNNNNNNNNNNNNNNNNNNNNNNNNNNNNNNNNNNNNNNNNNNNNNNNNNNNNNNNNNNNNNNNNNNNNNNNNNNNNNNNNNNNNNNNNNNNNNNNNNNNNNNNNNNNNNNNNNNNNNNNNNNNNNNNNNNNNNNNNNNNNNNNNNNNNNNNNNNNNNNNNNNNNNNNNNNNNNNNNNNNNNNNNNNNNNNNNNNNNNNNNaaaaaaaaaatcaagtcttTATTCAATTTGTTTCAATAAAATCAGGGGATAGGCTGCAAAAAAGGGAAGTTATAAAATCTGCAGATTTTTTTTGGTTGTTGGATTGTGTTGCAGATGAAGCACATTGACAGTGCCCCTTCGACACCAGGAAAGTTGAAGTCTTCGTATAACAAAGTGAGGCTTCATTCTTCTGTAGCCAAGCTCACATTATGGTCTTTCGTGTTTGTAGGATTGATCTTTTTATTCTTCTTTAGATCatcctcttcttcttcatcagccACTATATTCTCAGATCTCTCAAGAAGATCCCTTAGAACAGGTTCTTACTATGGAGGCCCCGAATTTGAAAAAAGGGTCAGGGCTTCGGCTAAAATCAGAACCAAAAACGGGATTTCGGTGTTAGTTACAGGGGCTGCAGGCTTTGTAGGCACTCATGTCTCCTCCGCCCTTAAGCGGCGGGGGGACGGTGTTTTGGGGTTAGATAATTTCAATGGTTATTATGATATATCGCTCAAAAGGGCTAGACAAGCTCTTTTGGAGCGTTCCGGGGTGTACGTTGTGGAGGGTGATATTAATGATGTATCTTTGTTGAATAAGCTTTTTGACACTGTCCCTTTTACTCATGTCATGCATTTAGCCGCTCAGGCTGGTGTTAGATATGCCATGGAGAATCCGAGCTCATATGTGCGTAGCAATGTTGCCGGCCTGATTAGCGTTCTTGAGGTTTGCAAGAATGCCAATCCTCAGCCAGCAATCGTGTGGGCTTCAAGTAGTTCTGTATATGGATTGAATACTAAGGTCCCATTTACTGAGAGTGATAGAACTGACCGACCTGCGAGTCTGTATGCAGCGACTAAGAAGGCCGGTGAAGAGATTGCGCATACTTACAATCACATATATGGGCTGTCAATTACCGGATTAAGATTCTTTACGGTTTATGGACCATGGGGTAGGCCAGATATGGCTTACTTCTTTTTCACAAAAGATATTTTGAAGGGGAAGTCCATTCCAGTATTCGAGGGTGCTGATCATGGCACAGTAGCGAGGGATTTTACATACATCGACGACATTGTGAGGGGTTGTTTGGCTGCTTTAGATACTTCGGGGAAGAGCACTGGCAGCGGCGGTAAGAAGAAAGGGCCGGCTCAACTACGGGTGTACAATTTGGGTAACACGTCTCCTGTGCCAGTTTCTGATCTTGTGAGTATTTTGGAGAGATTGCTTAAAGTTAAGGCGAAGAGGTTGGTTATGAAGTTACCAAGGAATGGGGACGTGCAATTTACACATGCCAACATAAGCTTGGCCCAAAAAGAGCTTGGATATAAGCCCGTAACAGATTTGCAGACAGGGTTGAAGAAATTTGTTCGATGGTACCTCAGCTATTACGTTGATGGGAAGAAGAGTGCTCAGTAACACAATTCTTTCGACTGTCTGGAGGATCAATCGATTCTTGATTCTTCTATTGCTTCAGCTTACCCCGATATGTCACCCATTATCTTGTCTCCACGAATCTTGGTTGTGCGTATAAGGAGAAGGTAAGTATCCCACAAATTTTGAATTGAGTGGTTTGCTGCATCAGAGAATGGACAAGACTTTTTTAACTCGTGGGATTTTAACTTGCGTATTTTTATCATCATCTTGTACAAATATTGACTGAACGATTTGCTGATTCATGATCATGTTTTCatcttaattttattaaattaaatttgaattgaTAGTTTGGCTACGACTCTCCGGCATGTCAGCTTAGTTATCCTCATCAAGCCACTTACTTGATGTCTTGCTTCCCAACTGGCAGACGTTTCCTTTTCCCCCATATCAATGAAGAAGGGATGACATGTTCAACTATTTATTCTTCAATACAAGCTCTATGTAGTTCAAGAAACAGATTTGGCATTCTGACTTTTGGCTCATGTCACTGTGGCAAACATTTGGAGGCTCTGATTTGCATACTTGGGTTATCGATCTAGATTATCATTCACTTGCATGCTTCGTTACTTCTTTAGCATTAATATGTATCATCCTTGTTTATTGTTTGAGAAACACCATTTGTATTCGATCTCTGTTTCCCATTAATTGTGGATGATGTTTTTCTTATTTAGTACCGAAACGAGTCACACGGAGTCGATCACAACTTAACAAAGGATTCTCTAACCACACTTGGCTTAAAAGTTTTTGAGAACTTAGTGATCATGTAAGGAAGCCGTTTTTTGGCGGAATCTAGTTAGAGCTGTGACCATTTTAACACTTGTTTACTGCGGTAATCGTAGAGGAGATCGATCATGAGATTCTTCCGGAATCGTGCTGTGCAGTTGGTTTTGGAAGCACATCCTTGTAGCTTAAGGCAGCGAAAGGTATAGAGTAATTGAAGATGGCTCTGAAATAAATACCTAAAAATTCTCTTTTCTACTACAAATCAAAGTTTCTCATAATTATTTCGTAGTCTTATATTGAAcgcaaaagaaaaatgaaatacacAAAAAACGTATATTTGACATAATTTTCTCTTAGAGACAAGGGTCTGCTTGTTCAATTGGTAGTATCCCGTCAAGGTGATTAGCTTGCAATATTTATCGGTGCATTAAGTGCAATATTCATGGAAtgttcatctcacatcatatcATAAACTGTGCTAAACATTCATTCAATTTATAGAACACTTATCAAACATCAGAAGATGGAGAAATTTCAAGTTATCCTTAATTCAATATCCCCGACGATGCATCTAAAGGTGCCATTGGAGTGGTACCCCAGGGGTATCATCTCATTTCCCCAGGAAGATGCTACACCAGTATGAAATAGATTGGGGAGTGAACTAGTAGTGAAGGGTTGCTACAATGAAGGGTAGAAGGAAAAGACGGATGCTACACCGATAAAACTTTGAACTAAAAACACGATATTAGTATGTAAccgaaacaaaacaaaaaagaaggaaaagaCTTATTTATTGACGTTGCTTCCGGTTGCTACAATGAAGGGTAGAAGATGAGTATTTCGAGGTGATCATGCTGTGGTACTGAAATCAGAACAACACAAATTTGCCTCAATAAACTAATAGCCAATCGAACATGTACTTGGGAGATGATTTTATTCAATATTAACGGTGAAAACTTTTTTGGGCCTCGCCCTAGAAGACTGGACTTGGAAGTTGTGATCAAGACTTGGTTCACCGTTGCTTTCACAATTCCCTTTGAATGGATCAAAAAATCCTCCCCAAGTCGCCTTTGGACCATGCTGGTTACCACTAGTCCCTAGATTGGATCAAAATGTTGCAAGATTGAGTTCATTTAAAACTGGTATTAAGTTTGCCACAGTAGCAGCCAAAACAGAATTTCAAAGTTAGCAAACATAACCATTTCTCAGAAAAGGGAGAAGAAAGGAAGCATTTCCCGCCCTGCTTGACAAAATTGCACTAGTATAGTACAGAATCATATCATAGCTTAAAGACCCTTAGTTTCAAGTTAAAATGTTACAACTATATCAAGACTCTGGAAGCCTAGACCCTACCATTATGCATATTTCATTTCAAGGGAACTGAAACAACAGTAATATCAAACAAGGTTGCCCAAAACCAATTGAAACAGATCAACTTCTGCTAGTCATTATAAAATATATCGATGGTCTTCAGGGAATTATCAATCCCAAAAATACAAAAGGTAGTTATATTTGCAACTTTCGCCATGGCTTTGTCACTCGTAAATTGACTGTGGCGGGATCACATAAGCTTGATTTCAAGTAAAGTTCATATACTACTCCGACCGAGAAGAAGTAAAGAAAACTGATCTAACCTGTACCCCCAAGGAAATCAAATCCATCATTACCACCATGCAAATTCCTCTCAGCGTCGTCTTTCCATGTTTGTTCAAAGCCAGCAAGCTCGTCTAAAATAAGGTAAAATATGATTTCTCACAAAATAAGGAAAAGGGAAACTCTGTGTATTGCCTATAATTTTCCAACAGACATACCTTGATTTAAGTTGTGCAGTGTCTGTATTTTCTCCACCTTACCATCTGAATCAAGTGTCCGTGTGATTGAATGCCCCTATCAGGAAAATATACTCTATTGTCAATAATAGGAAAGACTTAACTCACagaaagaataaataaaaattttcaatatacTTAATATTCCATGCTCTCATCAAGAAGCAAGCATTAACTCATAGGCACCTTGTTATTAATTCCCCTAGAAATCCTGTGTGTGGCAAGGCCAGTTGTTCGATCAGCTTGTTTGCTCTCTTCCACTGTTACCTGTTTGAGAAATAAACACAATATCAAAACAAGAAACTTGACGGCTTACTAATCCGAAAGGGATCAAACTACTTACTCCATCATTTCCTATCTTACGGGTGGTCATTGCGGTGCTATACTCTCCATTTATACCACCATAAGTCACCCTCTGGAAGCTGACACTCGTGCGGGGTTGAGTTTCTAGTTTGTCACGTCGACCGATCTTGTGCGAGACATGTTTGCCGTTGCTTTTTTCTTGGTCTGTCAGATTGGATATCGTATTCTAAGCAAACATATTCCACATGAAATGATAGAAGAAATAGAAATATTTTACCATTGACTTGATCCTCTGGATGCTCAACAATCGGGTTCCTATTCACACGTGCAGCATGAGTACTACTATCATGACCATAACCATTTTGTTCTAACACACTTTCATCATCATCAACAACATCGAACTCCTCAATTACTGGTCCACTTAGTCTGCTTCTATGCTGCACATTGCCAGTAGTAGGGGTACTAAACATGCTAGGACCAAACGAGGTACCGAATGAATGAGTGAAGAATGGGTCATCAAAAGGATCTCTTCCTCCAAATATGCTGGGAAAGCCCCCAGgaaaaccaaaatcatcaaaggGGCTACTTGGTCTACTGAAATTGTTTCTGACTTCTCGTCGCCTCTGCATTTTGCTTCCAATTCCCTATGTGAGTtagatttaaaacaaaaattaaaaagttaatGCAAATACACATCACTCAAGAATATTTCTTCTCGTTTAATAGGTGTGGGCCACAAAAAAAAACATCGAACTCATAACAAAGAGAAATGTCGGGCAGCATACAAACATCTCCGGAAGAATTATTCAAATCAAGAATGATGCCAATCCGAGTATTCCCAACCATAAGCACAAAATTTACAGACAACGACAACGCAATGAACTCTGATTCCTGATACACATGAATCTACCCAGGAAATAACACAACATTGACACCGAaaataaataaccaaaaatCATACACAATCCTTTTTTTCCTGGAAAAAATTCGTGCTCATGAAATAACCAAGTGATCTccctgaacacaaaaaaaatatcgaaCTTGAGTATCAGCCAGGAGAAGGTACCTGCTTAGCTATATTCAATTCAGCACCCcaaaaaatgataataacaTTAAAATCGAGATAAGATTTCGTTGGTTGAACATGTGAATCTTTTTAATTTTCAGCAATTATATCCCAACTATCTTGCTAACATCGAACGATGTAAATAATCACCCAAAATTCTTGGCTTTGATTAAAATTCTTGCAAAATGAACATTTGCTTAAGATATATATCAAAGAGTGtgcaaaaacttgaaaattctATAATCGATGACTGATAGCCGTGCACGATACCTTCTCCTCCGTTTTCATGAAATTTCGAGAAACCTAAGGAAGAAATATATAGTAGACCGATGAAGAATATAAAAAGGACACGAAGAGTGAATGTGCGGTGCACGTTTCGGGGAAGCTTTATTTCTCCTTTTTctagttatttatttaattatataaaaacaaatcaaatttattatacattatttttatgtcaagaaGTTATTGGACGTGGAAATTTCATGGCGGGTAGAAGGATAcgttaaaatataataaaacacTAAATAGAACACTTGAAAGTTCtagtttcaaaaaataattaattaacgtatctatattatttatattatattattaaatatgagatctttataataattatattaaaaaacatcaaaatatttaattacataattatttttcttatcttACTATAAACCTCCTCAAATTACTTCagattttacattaaaaaaattctaaacaaaACTTCTCTTTCAATTCGAACAACTCttctgaatttaaaataattttgtgctaattgtttagtattatttgatcaaattaaaattaataataacacatgcaacGTGTGTATATCTTTTTATACTATTTTAGAATTTATAATTTTGGCCGACATAGAATCGAATAAAAAAGGGCTAGAAAAGATGAAGGGTGGAAGATCACATGAAAAGCATAAGATGAGATGCACTAAAATTACACGTCGGTGAGGCTTAATCTTACAACTCTAAAGAATACAAGGCTTCCAGTAAGCAGGTATGCTACAACATGAAGCTCTGTACATCCTCAAATCATCTCCAATACACGAAATTTTCTACATGAATCCTTTGGACATCGTACACATGGAAGGATGGAATTATGATGTCTTCTGAAACGAGACGACATGCGACATCTCATCGCTCATTGTCATAATTCTTGCGAATCTAGATCGGGGCTTGACGGGTATTCAAGACCTTGGAGAGATGTCATCCGTCGCAGATCTTCTTCTGAGTAAGCAGGGATAAACCAGTAGCTCTTGTCCATCCCAAAGACCTGGTACATAATTGTCGAAAAACAAGTATTTGGAATCACGTTTTATATTATTAACATTATGTAGTAATTTTGTATACAATTTTATTGCAATTCAGCTATTGGTAAAATTTCACCATAACAAAATCGGCTCCAGGTAAAAATTTCACCATATTCGTACTAACACCATTTCATTGACATCTATTTCAAACTAAAAAAGGTGAATAAGGCTTAGACATTTCGTCGTGGAAATAAAACTTTATAATTAAATCTCTTAAATTCTCTGTATGATCGTATTCattcaacaataataaaatatcataaaaggTATGCATGAACGAGAGGGGACCAAATAAAAAGTGGCATAACCAAAATCATGATCCCCGTGTCTTTATTTCCCTATGTTAAACTAGAGATATATAGTATCCAACAATTCAGAAACTATCGTAAAGCAAGAGGTGGGTATCCTTAACAAATGTAGGTATTGAGAGAAATTTCAATTATCGTTCAAATTATTGCTTCGGCTAATGAAAAACTGACAGTAGAAAATCTAGAAAGAATATGGTCCCAACCTGTTCAAAGTTTCTTTTTCGTCCAAGATCATAGCGCCATCTGGGGTTTCTCTTCTTTTCGTATGCCTTAAATAAGACAAGAAGAATCGGTTCGTAAACATTTTCTCTTTGTAAAAAGACCAAAATCACACTAAAAGAAGCGTAGAACTgggaaatataaaaaaattgcgACATGCAACAAGCATCCAAAATACGAATAGGTTTTGAACTCCCAACACAGAAATTTGATGTACGGTGAGAAAATTTGGACTTTTTCCATGTCGATCCCATTAAAAGCATGAAAAGCATCACTTATTATGTCATAGACTATATGAAAAC
This genomic interval from Primulina huaijiensis isolate GDHJ02 unplaced genomic scaffold, ASM1229523v2 scaffold41117, whole genome shotgun sequence contains the following:
- the LOC140969361 gene encoding UDP-glucuronate 4-epimerase 3-like produces the protein MKHIDSAPSTPGKLKSSYNKVRLHSSVAKLTLWSFVFVGLIFLFFFRSSSSSSSATIFSDLSRRSLRTGSYYGGPEFEKRVRASAKIRTKNGISVLVTGAAGFVGTHVSSALKRRGDGVLGLDNFNGYYDISLKRARQALLERSGVYVVEGDINDVSLLNKLFDTVPFTHVMHLAAQAGVRYAMENPSSYVRSNVAGLISVLEVCKNANPQPAIVWASSSSVYGLNTKVPFTESDRTDRPASLYAATKKAGEEIAHTYNHIYGLSITGLRFFTVYGPWGRPDMAYFFFTKDILKGKSIPVFEGADHGTVARDFTYIDDIVRGCLAALDTSGKSTGSGGKKKGPAQLRVYNLGNTSPVPVSDLVSILERLLKVKAKRLVMKLPRNGDVQFTHANISLAQKELGYKPVTDLQTGLKKFVRWYLSYYVDGKKSAQ
- the LOC140969362 gene encoding uncharacterized protein isoform X3, which produces MQRRREVRNNFSRPSSPFDDFGFPGGFPSIFGGRDPFDDPFFTHSFGTSFGPSMFSTPTTGNVQHRSRLSGPVIEEFDVVDDDESVLEQNGYGHDSSTHAARVNRNPIVEHPEDQVNDQEKSNGKHVSHKIGRRDKLETQPRTSVSFQRVTYGGINGEYSTAMTTRKIGNDGVTVEESKQADRTTGLATHRISRGINNKGHSITRTLDSDGKVEKIQTLHNLNQDELAGFEQTWKDDAERNLHGGNDGFDFLGGTGTSGNQHGPKATWGGFFDPFKGNCESNGEPSLDHNFQVQSSRARPKKVFTVNIE
- the LOC140969362 gene encoding uncharacterized protein isoform X1, whose translation is MSTNFFQEKKDCGIGSKMQRRREVRNNFSRPSSPFDDFGFPGGFPSIFGGRDPFDDPFFTHSFGTSFGPSMFSTPTTGNVQHRSRLSGPVIEEFDVVDDDESVLEQNGYGHDSSTHAARVNRNPIVEHPEDQVNDQEKSNGKHVSHKIGRRDKLETQPRTSVSFQRVTYGGINGEYSTAMTTRKIGNDGVTVEESKQADRTTGLATHRISRGINNKGHSITRTLDSDGKVEKIQTLHNLNQDELAGFEQTWKDDAERNLHGGNDGFDFLGGTGTSGNQHGPKATWGGFFDPFKGNCESNGEPSLDHNFQVQSSRARPKKVFTVNIE
- the LOC140969362 gene encoding uncharacterized protein isoform X2: MKTEEKGIGSKMQRRREVRNNFSRPSSPFDDFGFPGGFPSIFGGRDPFDDPFFTHSFGTSFGPSMFSTPTTGNVQHRSRLSGPVIEEFDVVDDDESVLEQNGYGHDSSTHAARVNRNPIVEHPEDQVNDQEKSNGKHVSHKIGRRDKLETQPRTSVSFQRVTYGGINGEYSTAMTTRKIGNDGVTVEESKQADRTTGLATHRISRGINNKGHSITRTLDSDGKVEKIQTLHNLNQDELAGFEQTWKDDAERNLHGGNDGFDFLGGTGTSGNQHGPKATWGGFFDPFKGNCESNGEPSLDHNFQVQSSRARPKKVFTVNIE